In a single window of the Synechococcus sp. WH 8016 genome:
- a CDS encoding ATP-binding cassette domain-containing protein, whose product MNKTLQRKRVKARTRLQYEAAECGAASLATILDYFGKIVELSELRAACGVNRDGSNAKQVLLGARQYKLKTRAYRCSGDQLQAEGRFPCVVFWGFNHFLVVEGFEGNHAYLSDPAQGRVRVLMEEFLDSFTGVVLEFEPGPEFIAEGKQPTLVWSLIRTLLPYQSSLFQLLVVSTGQAILTLLVAGLTSTFIDSFLQNQRLYFGIPIIWLLLLSIIGWLTLLGIQFVILRRMELLLSKRLTADLFRKLFQVSFDFYQTRFQGEIASRLLLGMETTQVLVARLVRFMSSIWIASLVLIFAFAISHWLALLVLTIMAGNLGLNWWLTDQRYDANRKLAIEEGKAQGKGLQGINNIESLKASGLEFDFLSQWQGSFGNVVIQNQQLGAQMALSTITASGSSFLLNALIIAAGGFLIIAGKISLGTLVAFQFLQGQITAPISTLPQINSAIQRLIGDLGRLEDLRKNNNDPLVRSFKLLDESNTKHQKVSTKLAGNIELKNLNFGFTPTAEPFIKNLNLSIPAGSQLSIVGSSGSGKTTLIRILAGLYTASSGELLFDHQAWEEHGDQTMRSSLAYVPQQVFIFNASIEDNITLWNPKYRLSELEVAAKDSEILSTISNHPEAFQRQLKDNGKDLSGGERQRIEICRALLRQPSILLFDEATSALDNATQSKVLDTLKAKAITVVNVSHRLDAALRSDAVLVMQNGDAIEYGPPAKLMSNKSAFYDLVQSEKAESIGMKS is encoded by the coding sequence CACAATCCTTGATTATTTCGGAAAAATTGTTGAGCTAAGCGAGTTGCGAGCAGCCTGCGGCGTGAACAGGGATGGGTCCAATGCAAAACAGGTTTTGCTAGGTGCACGTCAATACAAACTCAAGACTCGTGCCTATCGCTGTTCTGGTGATCAGCTCCAGGCAGAGGGCCGCTTCCCATGTGTTGTGTTTTGGGGGTTTAATCATTTCCTCGTTGTAGAAGGCTTTGAAGGAAACCATGCCTATTTGAGTGACCCGGCACAAGGACGGGTGCGCGTACTAATGGAGGAGTTTCTCGACAGTTTTACAGGGGTCGTCCTTGAATTCGAACCAGGGCCAGAATTCATTGCAGAAGGGAAGCAACCAACCCTGGTATGGAGTCTCATCCGTACACTTTTGCCATATCAGTCATCCTTATTTCAACTCCTGGTTGTTTCAACAGGGCAAGCAATTTTAACGCTACTAGTAGCTGGATTAACCTCCACATTCATTGACAGTTTTCTACAAAATCAACGTCTTTATTTTGGAATACCAATCATCTGGCTTCTACTCTTAAGCATTATTGGATGGCTTACCTTATTAGGAATCCAGTTCGTAATCCTAAGACGAATGGAACTATTGCTTTCAAAAAGACTAACGGCAGATCTATTCAGAAAATTATTTCAAGTATCATTCGACTTCTATCAAACCCGTTTCCAAGGCGAAATCGCGAGCAGGTTACTACTTGGAATGGAAACAACTCAAGTTTTAGTGGCAAGGCTTGTACGTTTCATGAGCTCGATATGGATTGCATCACTCGTTCTGATTTTTGCATTTGCAATCTCCCATTGGTTAGCACTCCTGGTGCTCACGATCATGGCTGGCAATTTAGGGTTGAACTGGTGGCTTACAGATCAACGTTATGACGCCAATCGAAAGTTAGCCATTGAAGAAGGAAAAGCTCAAGGAAAGGGACTACAAGGTATCAACAACATTGAATCCCTGAAAGCCTCTGGTCTGGAATTTGACTTCCTAAGCCAATGGCAAGGCAGTTTTGGGAATGTAGTTATCCAAAATCAACAATTAGGAGCGCAAATGGCTTTATCTACTATCACCGCTAGTGGTAGTAGCTTCCTCCTTAATGCTCTCATTATCGCAGCAGGCGGATTTCTAATCATTGCAGGAAAGATATCGCTAGGCACACTTGTAGCTTTCCAGTTCCTGCAAGGTCAAATCACAGCACCTATTTCGACCCTGCCTCAAATCAATTCAGCCATCCAAAGGCTTATTGGAGACTTGGGGAGATTAGAAGATCTACGCAAAAACAACAACGATCCATTAGTACGAAGCTTTAAACTTCTTGATGAAAGCAATACAAAACATCAAAAAGTCTCAACAAAACTCGCAGGGAATATTGAACTAAAAAATCTCAATTTTGGATTCACTCCAACTGCAGAACCATTCATTAAGAATCTGAATTTATCGATACCAGCAGGCTCTCAGTTATCCATTGTTGGAAGTAGTGGGTCCGGAAAAACAACCTTAATTAGAATCCTAGCTGGACTGTATACAGCATCTTCCGGTGAGCTTTTATTTGACCATCAAGCCTGGGAAGAGCATGGCGACCAAACGATGCGGAGTAGCTTGGCTTACGTTCCCCAGCAGGTGTTTATCTTTAACGCAAGTATTGAAGACAATATTACACTTTGGAATCCGAAATATAGATTGAGTGAACTTGAAGTCGCAGCAAAAGATTCTGAGATTCTTTCAACAATTAGCAATCATCCAGAAGCCTTTCAACGACAGCTCAAAGACAATGGCAAAGATTTGAGTGGCGGAGAGCGCCAACGAATAGAGATTTGCCGAGCACTTTTGCGTCAACCGAGCATTCTTCTATTTGATGAGGCAACAAGCGCATTGGATAACGCTACTCAGTCCAAAGTGCTTGATACTCTCAAGGCAAAGGCAATTACGGTTGTCAATGTGTCGCACCGACTTGACGCTGCTTTAAGAAGTGACGCTGTATTAGTAATGCAAAATGGTGATGCTATCGAATACGGCCCTCCAGCCAAATTGATGTCAAATAAATCTGCTTTTTATGATTTAGTCCAATCTGAGAAAGCTGAATCGATAGGGATGAAATCATGA